From Actinomyces procaprae:
GGAACCAAGAGGAACGATAGTCATGTGTAATACTCCTAAGTTGATCTGGGGAAAAGGTGGACCTAGGCGGACAAGCGACCCGGCCGCAAGCCCGACGACGCCGAGCCAACCACGATTTAATCCGCTGCTCGACTGCAGCCACGCGCCACCATGACGACGCAAATCATCAGGCCATGCTGTGGTCTATGAGTGATACGAAGCTGTCCTGGAATGACAGAGACTGCACCTCGACATCAGCGGCGACAAGGGTGTCCAGGCAGACATCGGTGAACCCCGTCGCGACGATCCGAACAAAACGGCCGAGTTGGCGCTCGGAGAGGATGCGGGTCCCGGCGTCAGCTTCGAGGATCCGATGGATCACCTCGGGCCGACCGACAAGCGCCAGCGCGTAGGCACGCAGGTGCTCGGCGGTATCCGCACAGACGACCCTGCCCTGGGAGAGAACGATGACGTTCTCAATCAGGGACTCCAGCTCGGACACCAGGTGGCTGGCAACCAAGAACGTACGCGGAGTCCCTGCCTCCGCAGCATCGGCGGAAGCGCGAATGATCTCCTCCGTCAACGCCATGCGTGTAGGAACATCGAGCGCGTCGGTGGGCTCATCGAGCATTGTGATCGGAGCGCCGCAGGCCAAAGCAATCGCCGTCGCGAAGAGCGAGCGCTCGCCCTGAGACCGTTGGCCGAGGCTACCGCCGAGCGCGAGTTGGAAACGCTCACTGAGCCGGGCGAATCCGCCCTCGTCCCAGGTGGGCCGACAACTGGCCAGACGCAACAAGGACCTAACAGAAACACTAGTGGAGTCCGCGTAGTTGCCGGCATACATCCCCAGGGCGATCCGTTGGTCTCGCGATGTTTCCTGGCCGTCGATGATGATGGCGCCAGAGGCCGGCTCGATGTAACCGACAAGAGCGTGGAATAGTGTGGTTTTGCCGGATCCGTTAGGGCCGAGCACTCCGGTGATCGAGCCCTCGGCGATGTCCATGGAGACGTTGTCGAGTGCGGCGGTCTTAGAACCCCGGTACGTGTGGGTGAGGGAGTCGATGTGTATCATCATTCACTCCTTGGTCTGGTCCGTTGCGCCTTCGGCGGAAATGGCGCGGATGTGTTCGATGAGGGTGTTCGCGTCGATACCGAGTGCAAGCCCCTGACGGACGACCGCGGAGAAGGTCTGATCAATGAATCCGGTGTACTCGGCGGCGATCAGACGTTCACGGGCGCCTTCAGCTACGAACATGCCAAGGCCTCGGCGCTTGACGAGAAGCCCTTCCTCGATCAGCTGAGCGAACGCCTTGGCAGCAGTGGCCCAGGGGCTCGGCAAAGTTGTTGGCTGGGTTGGGGGTTGTTAGGGGTTTTCGGCGTGTTGGTGCGGGCGCGGCGCGACCCGCCGGTGACGATAGGTGGTGCAAACAATCCCGTAACCGGAGAGGTCGCGCCGCTGTGTCATCATCCACCACCACGCCCTTGTCGCGCCAGCCCCTGACAGGGGTGTTCGCCACGGTCCCCGACCCCCGGCACCGTCGCGGGCGCCGCCACCGGCTGGGCACTGTGCTGGCTTTGGCGGCGGTGGGGGTGCTGGCCGGGTGTCGCACCCTGCTGGCCGTCTGGGAGCACGCCCGGGACCTGACGCCCGGCCAGCTACGCGACCTGGGGCTAGGGCAGGGCCGCCCACTGCCGTCGGAGTCGACGATCCGCCGCACCCTGCAAGCCTTGGACCCAGATGACCTGGACGCTCGGATCGCGTCGTGGATGTTCACCCGCACCGGCACCACAGGCGGCAGGCGGGTGATCGCGGTTGACGGCAAGACCATGCGCGGCGCCAAGACCAACAACAGCAGCGGGGACGGTGACGGCGGCTGGGCGCCGCACCTGATCTCGGCTCTGGACCAGGAGACCGGGGCGGTGTTCGCCCGGCAGCGCGTACGAGATAAGAGCAGCGAGATCCCCGCCCTGAAGGACCTGCTGGCGCCCCATGACCTTTACCGGCGCGGTGGTCACCGCTGATGCGCTGCACACCCAGCACGAGACCGCCGAATGGATCATCTCCCGGGGTGCCGACTATGTGCTGACAGTCAAGGGCAACCAACCCAGTCTCAGAGCGAAGCTGAAGGCCCTGCCCTGGAAGGATGTCCCCGCCACCTCTGGGGTGGACACCTGTCACGGGCGCAGGGTACGGCGCACCATCAAAGCCGCAGCAGTACCCGCCTGGGTTGAGTTCCCCGGCGCCGCCCAGGTCCTCCAGGTACGCCGCACCCGCACCACCACCAAGCGCCGTCCCGACGGTCAGATGGAGACCAGGCGCACCACGCAGGTCGTCTACCTCGTCTGCTCCGTCCCCACCGAGCAGGCCCGGCCCGAGCAAGTAGCAGCCTGGACCCGCGGGCATTGGGGTATTGAGAACCGTGTTCACTGGGTACGTGACGCCCGCCTTTGATGAGGACCGGCACCAGCTGCGCACCGGCGCCGGCCCCCAGGTCATGGCCACCCTCAGGAACCTCGCCATCAGCCTCATCCGCACCCTCTACGACGACCCCACCACCACCACCACCACCAGCAGCGTCGCCTCAGCCAACCGGGGTCGCCTCAGCCAACCGGGCCATGACCCGGAAACCCGCCAAAGCCATCAAACTCCTAACAACCACCTAACCAACCAACAACTCTGCCGACCCTCTGAAACCGCAAGCACGACCAGGGACAAGAATAAGTCAATGCGCACCAAAAACAGCACGATAACCCTCACAACGCTCAAGCAACTCGTCGTGCGAGCCTTCGTCGACAACACGACCGTTGTCAAGAAAAACAACATGATCAGCGCAAGCAATCGTCGACGGACGGTGAGAAATCAATATAACCGTAACATCATCGCCGTGAGAAGACAACTCGCGGAAGATCTGGCGTTCAGACTGCGGATCCAAAGAACTTGTAGGTTCGTCCAACACCAACAG
This genomic window contains:
- a CDS encoding ABC transporter ATP-binding protein, which gives rise to MMIHIDSLTHTYRGSKTAALDNVSMDIAEGSITGVLGPNGSGKTTLFHALVGYIEPASGAIIIDGQETSRDQRIALGMYAGNYADSTSVSVRSLLRLASCRPTWDEGGFARLSERFQLALGGSLGQRSQGERSLFATAIALACGAPITMLDEPTDALDVPTRMALTEEIIRASADAAEAGTPRTFLVASHLVSELESLIENVIVLSQGRVVCADTAEHLRAYALALVGRPEVIHRILEADAGTRILSERQLGRFVRIVATGFTDVCLDTLVAADVEVQSLSFQDSFVSLIDHSMA
- a CDS encoding transposase family protein, producing the protein MSSSTTTPLSRQPLTGVFATVPDPRHRRGRRHRLGTVLALAAVGVLAGCRTLLAVWEHARDLTPGQLRDLGLGQGRPLPSESTIRRTLQALDPDDLDARIASWMFTRTGTTGGRRVIAVDGKTMRGAKTNNSSGDGDGGWAPHLISALDQETGAVFARQRVRDKSSEIPALKDLLAPHDLYRRGGHR
- a CDS encoding ISAs1 family transposase is translated as MTFTGAVVTADALHTQHETAEWIISRGADYVLTVKGNQPSLRAKLKALPWKDVPATSGVDTCHGRRVRRTIKAAAVPAWVEFPGAAQVLQVRRTRTTTKRRPDGQMETRRTTQVVYLVCSVPTEQARPEQVAAWTRGHWGIENRVHWVRDARL